A segment of the Ipomoea triloba cultivar NCNSP0323 chromosome 1, ASM357664v1 genome:
AAATTTTCTGAAAGTAAatttaagctttttttttttttttaaacccgCAAATGACTctccttcttttttctttttctataaaaaaaaataaattatggaaaacaatttttatttatataatttacaattacaatgttaataaattatgattAATTCAGCCGTTGTTCACTTTGTtagcaatttaataataatttttaagtgTATGATTGGAATAATAGGTAAACTTATCTTTACCACAACTATAATCAAAATTAGCGGTAAAAGTCAAATAAACACTTTAACTATAGGGCAAAGTATAATTAAACAACTAAACTAAAAAAAGTTACACTTTAAATTAAATCTTAAGTGTATGCCATTAGGTTGATTAATTGGTTTCCTCTAGCACCAAACTAGCTTGTCATTCAActgttttcaatttctttttcttttcttttacatGTATAGCTTGTAACCGCCTCCGCCGCCACCGACCGCCACCTCCTCCGCCGCCATCTTCACATGACACTGCATCCGGTAGTGTTCTCATCTTCACTGTAATAATTGTCCTGTGGAGGAGGGTAGGGGTAGGATGAATAGAGAGGGGATGGAGGGATGTAGGGATAGGATAGGAATTGGCCGCCACGGCGGGTTGTTGGGGTTGGAGGGGGTTCCTGGCCGGAGTCTCAGGATAATACCCAGCATGCACGGCGGTAGCTGGGATGTGTTGGGGAGTAGGGATTTGGAAATTGGGGATGGGGCCCACTTGAGGGGGAATGGGCATACCCCCCGTTGGCCCCACATTACCCCCTGGAGCAGCTTTCAAGGCCATCCTGTTCGGCGGCGTCACATGAGCCGCACGTGCACGGTCATTTATCATAGAAATTCCGGCGCCGCCACCATTACCCACCATAGGCGGCTGATTCGTCTTGTTTACTGGCACCACATCGTCCATCCCgccttcctcctcctcctcatagCCTTCAACGACGTCATCACTCTCCGGCAAGTCGAGCTTGACAGATTTCGGGATCGGAACCTGCGCACCGTCACCGTTGACGGGGACGTTGTATCGAGGCGGAATCTTAGTCATAAGATCTTGTAGAGCCTTCATCTGCTGAGGATTAAGCATAGCCGCCGGTGGAGGAAGGTTTATACATTTGGGCtgcagcggcggcggcggcggaagaTTGGTATTATTACCCTTTTGACCTCCGCCCTTGTTCCTTTTCGCACCTTTGCTGTCCTCAACCCGCTCGCCATTATTTTCCTTTGTGTCACCGATTAGCTCAGCATGCTTGCCGTTCTTGTTCAGCTTTCTGATCAACGTCTCCGGCTCCAAATCACCGGAGACGGTGACCTTGCCCATCTCCTCTTCGAATTTTACGATGTACACGCCTACCCATACATAACAAAAAACGCAAAGAAATCAAAGTGATTGtcaagaaataaaaacaattcCATAAAAGTTTTGGGTAATATATTACCATCAATCTTTTGCAAGATTTTCTTCACTTTTTGCTCACAGCCTTTACAGTGAATGTTCACTTTTAGGGTACAAGTCTGCATGAGCATGCCAACCCAGTCAAAACTCAAATCAAACcccaatatataattgaaaataaaaaaataaaaaacaaaagcagaaaagaaagaaagaaaaattgatCAACAATGGCGCACGGAGTTTGCCAAGAACATACCTGGATCTTCAATAACTCTACTTgactcattttttctttttcagttgaaacaaaaaaacacaaattgaCAAGAACAGATGGAGAAATGGGTGTTTTTGTTTGAACAAAAATGGAATTGAACTGATGAGGGGGAAAAGAGCTTCCTGACTTTGTTATCtgttaacaaagtaaaagaTCTTCGAGAGTAGTGACAACTAGAGCCGGCTACGCAGAAGCAAAAGTTTCAATCTTTAAAGGAAAAGGAAACAGgcgagagagagaagagagagaaattgAGAGTTCAGAAGTCTGCTTTCTCTTGTATTTCAGAGAGGGAGAGTGGGTGAGAGAGGGCTAATTGCTACAGGGTATGTAATTGTTGAGAGTGAGGATTGAGGAGATGGAACTCATGGAAGGGTCTTATTATAGGCTTTGGGCAGTAGAAAATTATTTACTATTACCCATCCCCGTAAATCCAATTTAGTAGTATATTTCTCAATGGAACTTTGGGGCAGTAGTATACtagtatatatctatatatatagctttaGTTATTTTCAGATATTTTGAGTATAAAattataacaattatttttaattttttgaaatgaatTCAAAAcggataaaaaataatattaaaaaatatctataatattacaatatctataATATCTGTAATATCaagtattcaattaaattaaagtattcaattaaaagTCAACATACCTATTGACgattgtaattatttattctgTTTTAATagaacatataaaaaaaaattaaaaatatctatagaTATTGGattgaaattttcaatttaatttaatattttaatattatagatattttttactttttaaaagagcaaattgccattttggtccactgactataggagTCCTTTTAATTGCAgttcacgactttcaaaactgttaattgcataccatgactatttaatttttatcaattttggtcactccggccaaattgccagCCAAATATCGCCGGAAGTTAAAATAATgggggcattttagtcatttcacatttttcctttcttctccGGCAAACCAACTTTTCCTCCTTCTTCTCCGGGGGACTAAGCATCCATGAATTTTTGTACAGAGCTTAAGAATGGGGATGAACGACTCTTATCTGCTACTGCAAAATAGGAGAGTGGTTATCAAAAGTAGCCAATTGCTCCTTCTTATCTGCTACTTTTTGTACAGTAGCAAATTGGGATGCCAATCCTTTCACAGCACGGCAAAAATGGTTGAAGTTTTAATGAGAGCCGGCAAATTATCTGCTTAGGGGTTTTGTACAAAAAACCAAAGCTTAAAGCTTTGTACAAAAAACCGAACAAACAGTGGTATTTTAGGGGGGTTTTGATTTCAGTTGGATTTGATACAAGTAGATCTGGAATTTCATAACTttagttcaaaatatttttgctTGGTTGCTTAAAGACGCCGGAGAAGTAGAGCATGTCCGCCGGAAAAGAAGAagtcgccggagaagaagacaacagacatgaaatgactaaaataccctcattattttagggtttagaattttccggcgacatttggccggtaatttggccagagtgaccaaaattgataaaaattgaatagtcatggtatgcaattaacagttttgaaagtcgtggactgcaattaaaaatacccctatagccagtggaccaaaatggcaatttgctcctttttaaaatttgttagaGTCATGACTATGAGTCCAAGAGGTTTATTTATTTGGCTAAGAGAATATAATCAACAAGCAACAACACAAATATCAGTTTACAAATAATTCTAGTTATTCATTTCTCATAGACTAAAAAGCTTTATACACTAGAAGAACAAATCTCATTTGCAATGGACAGAGTTCCGTTGCAAAGTGCACAAATTTCACTGCAAAATACAATTTGCAACGGAATTTAAAATGATGATAAAACGCTCGTTGCGTTTCCATTGCAACGAAATTTTAGTTCAGTTGCAAACGTTGTAATGGATTTTTTGTTGCAAAAGATGAATCTGGGCGCAGGATGGAAGTCCCTAGTTCAATGAAAATTTGCATCTGCAAATGACACGCCATCTAGATTTACTTATCttctattataaaaaaaaagccGTAGCAAGTGCAGTAAATGCAACTTAGGATATTTGCCACCCAGTACTAAACGTCGTCGTTTCGTGTTCTGTTAGAATTAGTGGTTTAGGCGCCTTAGTCACAATTCCACTTCTTATGTAGGTTAAAAAAATGGCGCAAAATAAAAGCTTAACAATCATTAAGTATACATATTTATTGTTATTCAGAGTCATGAGTTAATTTAACAGCCGAAATATGTTTAGGGAATCGAATCGGTTAAAACGATTCGTGAATCGATACATACCTTCCgggaatgaaaaaaaattacagctATATATAGTAGACATGTCAATTCATCAGGAT
Coding sequences within it:
- the LOC115998840 gene encoding heavy metal-associated isoprenylated plant protein 32-like, producing MSQVELLKIQTCTLKVNIHCKGCEQKVKKILQKIDGVYIVKFEEEMGKVTVSGDLEPETLIRKLNKNGKHAELIGDTKENNGERVEDSKGAKRNKGGGQKGNNTNLPPPPPLQPKCINLPPPAAMLNPQQMKALQDLMTKIPPRYNVPVNGDGAQVPIPKSVKLDLPESDDVVEGYEEEEEGGMDDVVPVNKTNQPPMVGNGGGAGISMINDRARAAHVTPPNRMALKAAPGGNVGPTGGMPIPPQVGPIPNFQIPTPQHIPATAVHAGYYPETPARNPLQPQQPAVAANSYPIPTSLHPLSIHPTPTLLHRTIITVKMRTLPDAVSCEDGGGGGGGRWRRRRLQAIHVKEKKKKLKTVE